A stretch of Endozoicomonas sp. SCSIO W0465 DNA encodes these proteins:
- a CDS encoding IS66 family transposase — protein MIPELPATMSAEILLKENAELRMRVACLEERCRELEEKVGKNSQNSSKPPSSDGYQKPCKNSNSPDHSDDLSADKGTDPSDEKPNPKSLRQSSGNKAGGKKGHQGTCLKQVDIPDYIEYLPVKECNKCQASLLDSEPVKYIERQVFEPGRPGEFEVTAHRAEVKICTCGCRNQAEFPEGVTAAAQYGSATQAMAVYLNQYHFLPFKRVSEYFNTLYKMSVSAGTVANFVARTYENLASTEEVIRDALRESSVAGADETGMRAEGSLHWLHVMRDEQWTLYYLSEKRGREAMDTMGILLTFAGVLVHDHWKSYFAYAATHVLCNAHHLRELLGVVDRDSNQLALRLMKLLRLSWHYCKGFKTIGMLQMPSVVCERIEKIYDRLLQRALMKEVVYMEKQREELKRKKVKNTKAYNLFKRLTEFKAETLRFMSDFTIPFDNNGSERDVRMAKLKQKISGYFRSADGGSMFARIRSYLSSARKQGMDIYQSLHRAVRNYCNMPLLSAE, from the coding sequence ATGATTCCAGAACTACCCGCAACTATGTCGGCTGAGATTCTCTTGAAAGAGAATGCAGAGCTGCGGATGAGAGTTGCCTGTCTGGAAGAGCGATGTCGAGAATTGGAAGAAAAGGTTGGCAAGAACAGTCAAAACAGCAGCAAGCCGCCATCGTCTGATGGTTATCAAAAACCTTGTAAAAACAGTAATTCTCCAGATCATTCTGACGACCTTTCCGCAGATAAAGGTACCGATCCATCGGATGAAAAACCCAATCCTAAAAGTCTGAGACAGTCTTCTGGTAATAAAGCCGGTGGAAAGAAAGGGCATCAGGGCACTTGTCTTAAACAGGTCGATATCCCTGACTATATTGAGTACCTTCCGGTTAAAGAATGCAATAAATGTCAGGCGTCTCTTCTTGATAGTGAGCCGGTCAAATATATTGAACGACAGGTGTTTGAACCAGGGAGACCGGGTGAATTTGAAGTAACGGCCCATAGAGCTGAAGTAAAAATCTGCACTTGTGGTTGTCGGAATCAGGCTGAATTCCCGGAAGGTGTTACCGCTGCCGCACAATATGGCTCAGCCACACAGGCTATGGCCGTCTATCTTAACCAATACCATTTCCTGCCTTTTAAGCGCGTGTCAGAGTATTTTAATACTCTCTATAAAATGAGTGTAAGTGCAGGCACTGTCGCCAATTTTGTGGCCAGAACCTATGAAAATCTGGCTTCTACTGAAGAGGTTATTCGTGACGCCTTGCGGGAATCGTCTGTTGCCGGAGCCGATGAAACGGGTATGCGGGCCGAGGGCTCTTTGCACTGGCTACACGTTATGCGGGATGAACAATGGACGCTCTACTACTTGTCTGAAAAGCGAGGTCGTGAGGCCATGGACACGATGGGCATACTGCTAACATTTGCAGGCGTTCTGGTTCATGATCATTGGAAATCCTATTTTGCATATGCGGCAACTCACGTACTTTGCAATGCCCATCACCTGAGGGAGCTTTTGGGTGTTGTTGATAGGGACAGCAATCAACTGGCGTTGCGATTGATGAAGCTACTGAGGCTTTCCTGGCATTACTGCAAGGGCTTTAAGACCATAGGTATGCTACAGATGCCAAGTGTTGTCTGTGAACGAATCGAGAAGATTTATGACCGGTTGCTTCAGCGGGCTCTAATGAAAGAAGTCGTCTATATGGAGAAGCAACGAGAGGAGCTTAAGCGCAAGAAAGTCAAGAATACTAAAGCTTACAATCTCTTCAAACGACTCACTGAGTTCAAGGCTGAGACACTGCGCTTCATGTCAGATTTTACCATTCCCTTCGATAACAATGGCAGTGAACGGGATGTTCGAATGGCCAAGTTAAAGCAGAAAATCTCAGGCTACTTCAGGAGTGCAGACGGTGGTTCTATGTTTGCACGGATTCGCAGCTATTTGTCGTCTGCCAGAAAACAGGGAATGGACATATATCAATCACTTCATAGAGCTGTTCGGAATTACTGTAATATGCCTTTGCTCAGTGCTGAATAG
- a CDS encoding IS4 family transposase produces MLPLSPKPWSELTFGCADLGDTRRTKRLVKVAAELSAHTGNSLSSSCEGYTALVTGAYRLIENEAVKPEAIAEAGFQATAKIARQSRLLLALEDTTTLGYKHAVRSELGDLGGPEGSKTRGFHVHSVFLVDADTERSIGLIDQERWVREDVQRGKKNQRRQLPYEGKESFKWQRASENTEQRMGGKMPDIISVCDREADIYEYMHYKLDNRQRFVVRATQNRILVDGELLLFDSLAQTEVLGKYTIVVPQKGGRKKRKATLQVKRKKMTIQAPQRPGGRPEPVTMNIVSAEEIGNDSEDRLHWVLLTTEDIETFEDCRSIIRFHELRWRIEEFHKAWKSGAGVERLRLQSPDNIERLAVILMFVAVRLMQIREALMLPNDRQHKDRKLWSEKTLANEVVSDDEWQVLWLTYEKKALPDKPPTVTWLLQTIARLGGWGDSKHTGQPGWLVVWEGWAKLQDRVKTWQIARQFSAGEM; encoded by the coding sequence ATGCTTCCACTTTCTCCTAAACCATGGTCAGAACTAACTTTTGGATGTGCTGATTTGGGCGATACTCGACGTACAAAACGACTTGTCAAAGTTGCTGCCGAGCTTTCAGCTCATACCGGTAATTCTTTGTCATCTTCATGCGAAGGTTATACCGCACTGGTAACTGGAGCTTACCGGCTGATTGAGAATGAGGCCGTAAAGCCTGAAGCAATAGCTGAGGCAGGCTTTCAGGCAACTGCCAAAATAGCGAGACAGTCTCGCCTACTTCTGGCTCTCGAAGATACAACAACCCTGGGTTATAAACATGCTGTCAGATCCGAGCTTGGTGATCTTGGAGGTCCTGAAGGCTCTAAAACCAGAGGATTCCACGTCCACTCTGTCTTCTTGGTTGATGCGGATACAGAGCGAAGCATTGGGCTTATTGATCAAGAACGATGGGTTAGAGAGGACGTTCAGCGGGGGAAAAAGAACCAACGTCGTCAGCTACCTTACGAGGGAAAGGAAAGCTTTAAGTGGCAAAGAGCCTCTGAAAACACAGAACAAAGGATGGGGGGTAAAATGCCTGACATCATCAGTGTTTGCGACCGGGAGGCGGATATATACGAATATATGCACTACAAACTGGATAACCGACAGCGGTTTGTTGTAAGAGCTACACAAAACAGAATCCTGGTGGATGGCGAACTCTTATTATTTGATTCCTTAGCTCAGACTGAAGTGTTGGGGAAATATACGATAGTGGTTCCTCAAAAAGGAGGTAGAAAGAAGCGAAAGGCAACGCTGCAGGTCAAAAGAAAGAAGATGACAATACAGGCGCCGCAAAGGCCAGGCGGCAGGCCGGAACCGGTAACTATGAATATTGTGTCGGCTGAAGAGATTGGCAATGACTCCGAAGACCGTTTGCACTGGGTACTATTGACAACTGAAGATATTGAAACATTCGAAGACTGTCGCTCTATCATTCGATTTCACGAGCTCCGATGGCGAATAGAAGAGTTCCATAAGGCTTGGAAATCGGGAGCAGGAGTAGAAAGGCTTCGTCTGCAATCTCCGGATAACATTGAACGACTTGCGGTCATATTAATGTTTGTCGCTGTCAGACTAATGCAAATCCGTGAAGCATTAATGTTACCGAATGACAGGCAGCACAAAGACAGAAAGCTTTGGAGTGAAAAAACACTCGCGAATGAGGTGGTCAGTGATGATGAATGGCAGGTTCTCTGGCTAACCTATGAAAAAAAAGCGTTGCCCGATAAGCCGCCAACAGTCACTTGGCTGCTTCAAACGATTGCTCGGCTTGGTGGTTGGGGTGATTCAAAGCATACAGGGCAGCCCGGCTGGTTAGTGGTATGGGAAGGCTGGGCGAAATTGCAGGATCGGGTAAAAACCTGGCAGATAGCCCGGCAGTTCAGCGCTGGAGAGATGTGA